One Fuerstiella marisgermanici DNA window includes the following coding sequences:
- a CDS encoding NADPH-dependent assimilatory sulfite reductase hemoprotein subunit, translating into MSTVEDKLSKTEHLKEESHQLRGTIPEELQNDSEEFSAGAKDLLKHHGSYLQDDRDVRKEKNPDGTKKAKAYSCMVRTRIPGGRVTAEQFLAELDLCDRLANGTLRITTRQGFQLHGVLKSNLKETIRAINHTHLTTLAACGDVNRNVMCCPAPYKNNPVHDQMQALSQELADHFKPKTTAYFDIWLTDEDGEKTNVADFQPVEEPIYGERYLPRKFKMAIAEPTDNCIDIHASDLGFLAIVEGDAIVGYNVLVGGGMGRTPSAEKTYPKISEKMTYVTPDQVIAIAEAVVKVQRDFGNREDRKQARMKYLIDSWGLPKFKQKVEEYYGASLPEPHATEVTGVDDHIGWHEQGDGKLFLGINIENGRIKDEGELRIKSGLRAVLTKYGMKTRNTALQSVILCDIDPADKDDINSILAEHGIKGADELSLIRRYAIACPAFPTCGLSITESERVLPGIIDDLEVEIAKYGLESSKIAIHMTGCPNGCARPYTPDIGIVGRAANKYTLFLGGNAEGTRLCFIYKDMVPHADLVATISPLLGLYKAERNEGESFGDYCNRTGLEALEAKVA; encoded by the coding sequence ATGTCCACGGTCGAAGACAAACTCAGTAAAACAGAACATCTCAAGGAAGAAAGCCACCAACTGCGTGGCACCATTCCGGAAGAACTTCAGAACGATAGCGAGGAGTTTTCAGCAGGTGCCAAAGATCTGCTGAAACATCACGGCAGCTATCTTCAGGACGACCGCGACGTCCGTAAGGAAAAGAATCCCGACGGCACCAAGAAAGCCAAAGCGTATTCCTGCATGGTGAGGACCCGTATTCCTGGTGGCCGAGTCACCGCGGAGCAGTTTCTGGCGGAACTCGATTTGTGCGACCGCCTGGCCAACGGCACGCTGCGGATCACGACTCGCCAGGGCTTTCAGTTGCACGGCGTGCTGAAAAGCAATCTGAAGGAAACGATTCGAGCGATCAATCACACTCACCTGACAACGCTGGCCGCCTGCGGTGACGTCAATCGTAATGTGATGTGCTGCCCGGCTCCGTACAAGAACAATCCCGTTCATGACCAGATGCAGGCGTTGTCTCAGGAACTCGCCGACCACTTCAAACCTAAGACAACCGCGTACTTCGATATCTGGTTGACGGACGAAGACGGCGAAAAAACGAACGTCGCAGACTTCCAACCGGTGGAAGAACCCATCTACGGCGAACGCTACCTGCCTCGCAAATTCAAGATGGCGATTGCAGAACCTACCGACAACTGCATCGACATTCATGCCAGCGATTTAGGTTTTCTGGCGATTGTCGAAGGTGATGCGATTGTCGGCTACAACGTACTGGTTGGCGGCGGAATGGGACGCACGCCGTCTGCAGAAAAGACGTATCCGAAAATTTCGGAGAAGATGACCTACGTCACACCGGATCAGGTAATCGCAATCGCCGAAGCTGTTGTGAAGGTGCAGCGAGACTTCGGGAACCGCGAAGACCGCAAGCAGGCTCGCATGAAGTACCTGATCGATTCGTGGGGCCTGCCGAAGTTCAAGCAGAAGGTCGAAGAATACTATGGGGCTTCGCTTCCTGAACCGCATGCGACCGAGGTTACGGGCGTCGACGACCATATTGGCTGGCACGAACAGGGCGACGGCAAGCTGTTCTTGGGCATCAATATCGAAAACGGCCGCATCAAGGATGAAGGCGAACTGCGGATCAAAAGCGGTCTGCGAGCCGTGCTGACGAAGTACGGCATGAAGACTCGGAACACCGCGCTACAAAGCGTGATCCTGTGCGACATCGACCCGGCCGACAAAGACGATATCAATTCGATCCTGGCAGAACACGGCATCAAGGGAGCCGACGAGCTTTCACTGATCCGCCGCTATGCGATCGCGTGTCCAGCGTTCCCAACGTGTGGCCTGTCGATCACAGAATCGGAACGAGTGCTGCCGGGCATTATTGATGATCTCGAGGTCGAGATTGCAAAGTATGGGCTGGAATCTTCGAAGATTGCCATCCACATGACCGGTTGTCCAAACGGATGTGCTCGTCCCTACACACCGGACATCGGGATTGTTGGTCGAGCGGCCAACAAGTACACGCTGTTTCTCGGCGGCAATGCTGAGGGCACGCGGTTGTGCTTCATCTACAAAGACATGGTGCCGCACGCCGATTTGGTCGCTACGATCTCGCCGCTGTTGGGTCTGTATAAGGCCGAACGCAACGAAGGCGAATCTTTCGGCGACTACTGCAATCGCACAGGGCTGGAAGCTCTGGAAGCGAAAGTGGCATAA
- a CDS encoding sugar phosphate isomerase/epimerase family protein: protein MQIAASTRSLWDLSFSAACGQLQDLGFDKVEIWINGQFDQLKAAQIVQNQDSVLATFRDASRLSPVAIFLEEEVSSDDFQAIVNFAKQLRIPQITIEASPLGTPFNSEIDRLKERNVMCREESIQLSILTKTGLLSEDPHTAVELCQAVKGLGITLDPSYFMCTPKGEVQFDVVFPHVMHAHLRDTSKTEMQVPAGLGEIDYNRIIASLRHEGYDRTLTVDLLPKTMEGEERHLEMRKLRLLLESLL, encoded by the coding sequence GTGCAAATTGCGGCATCGACACGAAGTCTCTGGGATCTTTCGTTTTCCGCGGCCTGCGGTCAGCTACAGGATCTGGGATTCGACAAGGTCGAAATCTGGATCAACGGTCAGTTCGATCAACTCAAGGCCGCTCAGATCGTGCAGAATCAGGATTCTGTGCTGGCAACGTTTCGAGACGCCAGTCGGTTGAGCCCCGTGGCCATTTTTCTGGAAGAAGAAGTCAGCAGTGACGACTTTCAGGCCATTGTGAACTTCGCCAAGCAACTGCGAATCCCTCAAATCACCATAGAAGCGTCGCCGCTGGGCACGCCGTTCAATTCTGAGATCGACCGGCTTAAAGAACGTAACGTGATGTGCCGGGAAGAAAGCATCCAGCTCTCGATCCTCACCAAAACCGGCCTGCTGTCAGAAGATCCTCACACGGCCGTTGAGCTGTGTCAGGCGGTTAAGGGCCTGGGCATCACGTTAGACCCCAGCTATTTCATGTGTACGCCGAAGGGCGAGGTCCAGTTTGACGTGGTCTTCCCGCACGTGATGCACGCTCACCTGCGCGACACATCGAAGACAGAAATGCAGGTTCCCGCTGGTCTGGGCGAAATCGATTACAACCGCATCATCGCATCGCTACGACATGAAGGCTACGACCGCACGCTGACAGTCGACCTGCTGCCGAAGACGATGGAAGGCGAAGAACGCCATCTGGAGATGCGGAAACTGCGTCTACTGCTGGAATCGTTGCTGTAG
- a CDS encoding DUF4153 domain-containing protein, with product MDDLDPDSAARRESDDASNDALTGEITGVASTATVPDNVMAGTVRGRLALLIVFLMILLADATIYHARGFSGPAAFFVGATALLFVGIPRRAITPSSVLLALMMMLLSFRLASNGWGLHVCAGLWLLHGLTLAFRRQQPFVLETLIFAAQVVPGGYDFFQRINERMKEQVIGPAEDGMSGRRLEVILPLLAALLFGGTFVMANPDMVTWVSGHLGELATAVREFLFQFSPYEIAFWCAVAWATGGLLRPITGPIIAAACERLPTITQDTNAPLYAAFRNTLLTVIALFSAYLVFEFNTLWFREFPEGFYYAGYAHEGAAWLTVALGLATLTLSLIFRGRTLSDPRLRQLTRLSWGWSALNLLLAAAVYHRMYIYIEFNGMTRMRTVALLGITSVVGGFLLVLVKINSRRNFLWLIRRQLWVLGLAVFVYAVLPVDVLIHRYNVAEVMSGNLPPVVQITGHEVDDECLPVLLPLTNSEDKRIANGMKAFLAARTSQLQAKVGRAERQGWTAWQRGQTNSLAFLKDHRQEMSMSDGTRDGTNAFERLQNYAYENWW from the coding sequence ATGGACGATTTAGATCCGGACAGTGCTGCGCGCCGTGAATCAGATGACGCTTCGAATGATGCACTAACTGGCGAAATCACCGGAGTCGCCTCAACGGCTACAGTGCCTGACAATGTCATGGCAGGAACGGTCCGTGGACGGCTTGCATTGCTGATCGTCTTTCTGATGATCTTGCTGGCGGACGCCACCATCTATCATGCTCGCGGCTTTTCCGGTCCTGCGGCGTTTTTTGTGGGTGCCACCGCATTGCTTTTCGTCGGCATCCCGCGGCGCGCGATCACGCCGTCTTCGGTGCTGTTGGCATTGATGATGATGCTGTTGTCGTTTCGACTGGCATCCAATGGCTGGGGGCTGCATGTGTGTGCCGGATTGTGGCTGCTGCATGGGCTGACACTGGCGTTCCGTCGTCAACAACCTTTTGTTCTGGAGACACTGATCTTTGCAGCTCAGGTGGTGCCAGGCGGCTACGACTTTTTTCAGCGCATCAACGAACGCATGAAGGAACAGGTTATTGGCCCCGCAGAGGACGGAATGTCCGGTCGACGGCTGGAAGTGATTCTACCCTTGCTGGCCGCACTATTGTTCGGCGGAACATTTGTGATGGCGAATCCGGACATGGTCACGTGGGTTTCCGGTCACCTTGGCGAGCTGGCGACAGCGGTGCGCGAATTTCTGTTTCAGTTTTCCCCGTACGAAATTGCTTTCTGGTGCGCCGTGGCGTGGGCGACCGGCGGACTTCTGCGTCCGATAACAGGGCCCATTATTGCCGCCGCTTGCGAACGTCTTCCAACGATTACTCAGGACACAAACGCTCCATTGTATGCCGCTTTTCGGAACACGCTGCTGACTGTGATTGCACTGTTCAGCGCCTATCTGGTTTTCGAATTCAATACACTCTGGTTCCGCGAATTTCCGGAAGGCTTCTACTATGCCGGGTACGCTCACGAAGGTGCGGCGTGGCTGACTGTCGCTCTTGGACTGGCGACGCTGACGTTGTCGCTCATCTTTCGCGGTCGCACACTTAGTGACCCGCGACTACGACAGCTAACGCGACTGTCGTGGGGCTGGTCGGCACTGAACCTGCTTCTCGCAGCGGCCGTGTATCACCGCATGTACATCTACATCGAATTCAACGGCATGACTCGCATGAGGACCGTAGCGCTGCTCGGAATTACGTCGGTTGTCGGTGGGTTTCTGCTGGTGTTGGTCAAAATCAACAGTCGCCGGAATTTTCTGTGGCTGATTCGACGGCAGCTTTGGGTTCTGGGACTGGCAGTGTTCGTGTACGCCGTCCTGCCAGTAGATGTGCTCATCCACCGCTACAATGTGGCTGAGGTGATGTCAGGCAACCTTCCACCGGTGGTGCAAATTACAGGTCACGAAGTCGACGACGAGTGTCTGCCAGTGCTGTTGCCGCTGACGAATTCTGAAGACAAACGTATCGCCAACGGCATGAAAGCATTCCTGGCCGCTCGGACATCACAACTGCAGGCAAAAGTTGGTCGAGCAGAGCGACAGGGTTGGACGGCATGGCAGCGCGGCCAAACGAACAGCCTCGCCTTCCTGAAGGACCACCGACAGGAAATGTCGATGTCGGATGGTACGCGCGATGGCACGAATGCTTTCGAACGATTACAGAATTACGCTTACGAAAACTGGTGGTAA